From the genome of Rhododendron vialii isolate Sample 1 chromosome 10a, ASM3025357v1:
aatgtgaattttctctttttgaCCGGAGTAATACTCCTTGCTATTTTATTCTCTTCCATAAATAATACACTCAAACACACGTTCAAAAGATTAGAGCCATTTAGCAAATTACCGTTAGAAACAACAgcaactactactactttttgtTCATTCTTCAGCCAAAGGAATAAAGGACAATTTACATGCCAGGGGTACTCTTTTTCTGATATTTTCAACAGTGCAACTGCCCAAGTCAGGCAtatagaaattaaaattaaatatccCAACTGCTGTATGCATGATCAATGATCGTACCGGGTAAAAAATAGTTAGTTTTGATGCTGCCTAATCCAATACGGTAAAATAAAACACTGGGGTGGACCGGGCCACCGCACCCCAACTAGCTCCGCCCTTGCAACCGACCAATTGGGTCGCTCttgatataaaaaaattgcTGGATTCAATAGAAAAAGGTAAGGGTAGTATTGCCATATTGGTGCCTGTAATGCTTGGTGCACAATTAACCATCTTCTATTCTTCTTTTATCCTTGGGCTCGATTGGATATTATATGAGTTTTGAGTATATTATTTAGATGGAAGGAGATAAGATGGTAAAAGATATTAGTTAAGAAGGAAgagcccacattgatgtgacataCTGACATTTATTGAGGGGAAATTAAAAAGTAAATGGTTTGAATGAGGTCCTAGAGGGGTTTGGCTCCCCTCCAGTACGATAAAATCTAGTATACTTCATTGTGTGGCTAAGATTAAATCAATCCATCCACACTTACGTCTATGGCTACACGTTTGTCACATGCCCAGCTTATTTCCCACCCCAAAAGAGAGGGAGGATAAAATAATATGGATGAAAGATAAATGTGGGTATAATGAAgggtgtatgatgtaaaaaattgtcaaataacTCATTTGCTCTCGTGTAGTATTAAATTAAGTATAAaattgcaaaataaaataaaataaaatatgttttCATAATTAAACAATAATGATTTAGGTTACTAATAAATTAATTATTAATTCAATAcgtataaaaattaaaattcgttttttaagtgtgttttttttttaatttcattgtttttaaaTGGGGAACTCGtcacacatgcacacaatcatttttcttgttcttccCTTCCTTGTTCAGTTGTTCTTGTCGCcgttatgagagagagagacagagagcgagagagagagaacggcaaaagcagcagcagcagcagaagaagaaaagctatGGGCTGGTGAACGTCACGGCCAAGGTTcgatccctccctctctccgatctgttgttgttgttcttcttcttcttgtttgctGTCATTGTTCATTTCTTAAAATCCAGGCGAACAGTGTGTGTATGTGGGTGTGGGACTGTTTGTGATGAAGAGGGCAGATGAAGAGGGGGTAGAGGGAGGGTAGAAAGGTCAAAAAACCAGGTCTATTAGGCCGGATGAGCTATGCACAGCTCGAGAGGTAGCAATAATCTATAGCCCCAAATCTGGCTTCGCCGGGATAAAGCAACAAGGGGGATAAGCTTATACACCCGAAGAAATGGCATCCAAACGGGGCCAAATCTGTCATGTCAACCCCTCATCCGGGTGTATAACACAATGCACCCTTCTAATAtggcatccaatcgggcccaaCGAATTCATTTGGGAGAAATTTGATTAATCTTATATGAGTTTTGTCATCATTTATAGTATCCTAAGGTCGTACACCAGTTACAGGAAATTCGTGCTACTCCTCAAATATTAAATTGCTACAGTGCTACTAATACAGTCACAAATAGAACACATCAATTATCTCTCATGGCTGAAGGTAATTTTACATATTATGTGTGTATGTTTCTTAATCTATATAGATTGGGCCAACCAAAATTTTTTCAGTTAGTCAATTCATATAGTTTCTAAGATCAAAAGTCCAACCATTAGTAAAGAAGGCCATGGCACTTGAAAAATTTTCACATACTCAATTCATTGCCCATTGCTTGATATACTATAATGCTAGGACTATAAAAGTCATACTGATTTCCATGGTTATATGCAATAGTAACTGAACTGGAAAATAGAAAACTTAGCTTGAAATCGAAGAAAATGTTGCCAAGTTTTGAAGATCGACCTTCCTCGGCACTCAAAGAGAAAGTTTTGAAATCTCGTGGCCACTAAGGgcagtaaacgagccgaattgTTTTGGCCACTAAGGGCTGAATTTGGAGGCCGCAAGGGGCTCATTAGAGAGGCCACAAAGGGCAATTTTAGAGACTGCAAAACACCGTCGATTATATGGTCACATGGGGGCGTAATGAACGGGTTCTTAAGGCCATAATATACCGTCCATCATATGGCCACATGGAGGCTTAACGAACATGTATTTTGAGGGTTAAACAAGCGGTACTGGGGTTGGATTCTTTTGTTTAGACCGCAAAATTATGTTCATCATATGGCCACATGGGGGCGTAATGAATAGATATTTTGTGGGTTAAACAAGCGGCGCCATCTCCGCATCGGCTTCACAACTGAAATTTTACTTTGCAGGTAAAACCCtgaatttggaaaatgttttgaGTTTTCTAAATCAAGTTTGTTGCGGCTTTTTGTCACGACACAATCCTTGTTAGAACAAAACTCGGTGGAATTCACGGGAGAGCAGATTGGAACAAGAGGTACCAAGAACCACTTGtagataaaaaagagagagtaagaaCTAAGAACCACTTTAAATGGGATAATGAACCACTTTACAATTTCACCCTGTGATTGGAACAGTGGAGTTCATAGGCAAATTGTCATTTTCCCTCTCAGAGAAacgaaattgagattttatgcaaAATAGAGGGGACTGTTAGGAAATTCAAAAAGCGGCCCCTTAGTtaaatgtctttgtatcatgtttttCAATGGCTCTATCTTGATTTTTATAATCTCCTTATTTACTTTTTCAcctgattaaaaaaatagtctAAAActatttaattagttaattttgTAATTGTTGATTAAGGAGTGGAGCACTATTGTTATTAAGTGAGTGCATATCCAACTGGGGGATGATGTTGTAAGCCAACTTAGAGCTTCGGTAGTGTTAGCATATATTGACCTGATCTTGTGTCCATTTTATCGGTATACATGATCTGAACCTTTTTTGACGAGCTTGCTAATATCTTAATTTACTTATGTTTAGAAGAGGTTCCTTCATACTTCATGATGCTTTGTAGGGGTGCGGGAAATAGCTCTAAATTTTAAGGTTGTCCAGTTATGTAGCTATTAGCCGTTAAATTGTTTGAAATTAAACTAATGTTGAGTAATCGTGCAGTTGCCAATATTCAATCAGCATGTATGTTTAACAAGTGGTCTAATTAGTAAGCCCTGGGGTATAATTAACACAGTTCACATCAACGGAATGACAGAGAGGGCATGTTTACGATAGCTATGGAtacagattttagattttagctACAAATTCTGCTGCAAATTTTAGATTCTGAATTTTAATAGAAGTTGAGAAACCTGTTTGTTGCAGCTATGAGATTATGAGGATTTCACTTCTTTTTTGAGATTTTAGCTTTACATTTTGCTACGGATTTTTAGATTCTGGATTTTTGTAGAAGTTGagaaacatgtttgttgtagctgtGAGATTATAagaatttctttccttttttaaaaatttgtgccGTAGAATCCCAAAAGCTACCCAAACCcagctttgaaattttgagaaatgTTTTAAATGTGTAAGAAGTAGCTAGAAATgtttagaattgaatttattGCCCAAATCATTTTAGATTGAGCTTAGAACAAGCCAAGTTGGAGTTTGGaacattattttcattttgcaCTTCGTTGTAAATGGATAACGAAGTCAGAGAAACTATATATATGGAAGAACTATAAGGAGATTATACAATCTGGTTTCCTcttattttcttggttttttggggtatgttttgttttctcttctgTTATTTTTGACAAAGCAACTTTGCACAATGAAGTATCAAATTGTGGTTATGcttgtacttttttttggtGGAAGGGCTTCCAATCATGATGCATTATTAAGTCAGTAATACACAAATAGGACCACTAAAGAAAAGCATTTACTTCACAGGTTGATGAGATTGTTTTGAATTCGATTTTTTCCGTCATAGAGCTTGGCCAAATCAAGTTTAAGTTTTGGAGGCCAAGGCCTTCGTATTAACTATATTGTATgcactgaaaaaaaaatatgatcaaacCATTTAGTTATCTACACTATGGCCTGGTTGTTTGATCAGAGATAAACGGAAGGAATACATAATTCATAGTATATGTACAGGATATAGAATCCCTTAGGCTGTAGGAATCGTAGAGAAAAAACTaatttggtatttgttttggttAGGATTGTGTAAGGCATTTgcaatttttgtcttcattcgaATTACAAGTTTCATATAGACCAAATGGCAAAATGATCACTTCAATGCTATTGTAATGGAGGGGATATGAAATCCCACCAAACAAACAAGCCACAAGTAAACAAGCTAAACTCGCACAATGCATGACATGGCCTTAAAAACCTAACATCTCAATCAAACTTCTATCTTGTCAACTAATCatattgcatttgttagttgttGCAGCTTCCATCGAATCCATCCAACCTGTGAGAAATTTGCCGGAAGACGGGAATTGATGCTAAAGTACCTGTTGTTTTGCCAAACGAAGAAGCATGGGAGATGTTTTGCTCTGGAGTGGGTCACGTTGCAACGCTTTCAACCATAAAGCCGTATGCCAAGATATTGTTAGAGAATGTGATGGCTTGCCACTAGCATTGAAAGTCATATGCGGTGCACTACAGAAAGAGGAAAATGTGAATGTATAAAAGGAATTTCTTAACAGAATAAAGGTCACCAACTACATCTGGCATTGTAGACTTGAATGAAAAAGTGTTCAAGGTACAAAAGGTAAGCTATGACCAATTAAAGAATACTGAGGAAAAGAAATGTCTTTCTGTTCTGTGGATTGTATCCAAAAGACACCATGATTGAAAAATCTAGTTTGCTAGGATATTGGAGAGCAGAGAGAATTTTTTCTGGTAAACTTATTTTAGAATAGGCACTTGATCAAGAAGAAGTTATATTGCAAGCTCTTATAGATGCGTCTTTGTTCGAGATTTGGTATTGACAATAACTTCCCTGTAAGGAGAGAAACCCACACATTTATTCCAGAGGAGGTGGAATGGAAAATGCAATACGAATATTCTTTAGACTTGTGCAGCTTGCCACCAAAAAATGTGAGCGCTCCTGCACTATACGGCTTTTTGGCGTCGCCCTATCTTTCTAGAGGcagatttttctaaaaaaagcGGTGGATTACTCAGATTGGGAATAACTTGATCGCCAGGAGGCTAGGCATGTTATTAAAGAAAGTTTCTGGAATCACCTCTAAATTATTGTTTCCTTGAAGCAAACAAGGTCAACAGCTCCGGGCAATCTCGTGATTCTGGCAAGCTGCACAAGTCATGATTCGTAAAGGATATTCGTGTTGCATTTTTACATTCCACCTCCTTTGGAATCATCTCTGAAGAAATTCCAGCTCCACATGTGTGGGTTCCTCTCTTTGCGGAGAAGTTATTGCCAATAACAAGTCTCGAACAAAATCGTGCATCTTCACAGAGTGATCATCTTCCAATGCATTTTTCCAACAAAGACGCATCTATAAGAGCTTGCAATCTAGTTTCTCCCTTATCAAGTGCCTTTCCAAAGTAAGTTTACCATAAAAAATCCTCTCTGCACTCCAATATCCTATCAAACTAGATTTTTCAATCATGGTGTCTTCTGGATACAATCCACAGAACAGAAGACATTTCTTTTCCTCAGTATTCTTTAATTGGCCATAGCTTACCTTTAGTACCTTGAACACTTTTTCATTCAAGCCTACATTGACAAATGTAGCAGGTGACCTTTATTCTCTTGAGAAATTCTTCCATACATTCACATTTTGCTCTTTCCGTAGTGCACGGCATACAACTTTCAACGCTAGTGGCAAGCCATCACATTCTCTAACAATATCTTAGACATACGGCTTGATGGTTGCAACGTGACCCACTCCAGAGGAAGACATCTCCCATGCTTCTTCGTTTGGCAAAACTTCAACGGGTACTTCAGCATCAGTTCCCATTTTCCGTCAAACTTCTATTTTTCTAGTTGCCAAAACAACTTCGCAACCGTTTTGTTGATTGGCATTGGGGAATCCTACAACACTTAAATCCACCTCGTCCCAAACATCatctaaaagcaaaaggtaCTTCTTGCCTTCAAGTCTCTGCAATAATTTTCTTGCAACTGTATCGTTGGCATCTATTGTTATTTTTAACCGCATCCCAACCTCGTTTTGTAGCTTTCTAATGCTCCAAGAGTTTGAGACAGTCACCCATatgacaaaatcaaaatatgttttgaatTCGGGTgaattgttcaagaaaaccaATATAGTAGTCTTACGACTCTTACCTACTCCACCCATTTCCCAAATACCAATCTTTTGAGTGTTCTCATCTCTTTATTCAGTACCTAGTAATTGAAAAAGATAAGCAGTTATGTCTATAAactaaaaaaagtttattttaagACAAAAATTAGTCAAATAATATGTCTTTTCTGAATTCTTTCAAGTTCGGTCCttactttttgatttttcttgtagagCCAAATCGGGAAAAGTGGTTCACCAACTACATAAGCCAATTGTTCATCTGGAAAAAATTATTGGCTTCCAATGCAGAGCATGGGCTTCCAACTATGAGAAAAGATGCACCACCGAGGCCAAGTGGTTCATATGTATCTCACATAACATATTTGTACTACAGTATCAGCTTTTTGTAGAGGTATATGCCCCTCTAGCTTAATAGTACTGATCGAGagctatcaaacaaaattcattttgTAATATTAATGAATGTATGTTCTTTCGgaataaaatgaaagaatagTAATCTAGCCAAGCTTAGGGACATGTGTGGTGACCTGAGCATTAAGAAATAAGATGAGTCCAGAGATAGGGTTCTTGGTAGGGATAGTGGTGGTGAAGGAGGTTATCAGGCTTGGCTGCTCTACTCGGAAGTAGACAACACTAGTTCCTATCAAGGGCAAAGAGTATCAGTCTGATTGAATTGTTCTGATTTCCTTCTTATAACCTCTCGTTTTAGACACTTGGACGATTTCTATTCGAACACATGTATTGCATCTGCATTTTTGTTGTGTGTATATCAGGTGTAACTTAACAAGGCTCATTTCGTAAGTTCTTGGGATTGTTTGTGTTAGATTGCGTTGAAGAAATTTGTGGGTATAATGTTGTCATCTCGGAAATTGTGTTACCGATGGCTGATGAGAGCATGTTATGGCCAATTTGTGCATGCGTAGTTATAGTGCGTGTGGTGCGTGCACACAGACCGACCCTTCTTATATGGGGTTCTATTTCTCATCACATGAGAATCATATATGCTATAGGAGAGTAAATGCGAAAGTGCATCAAGATTCAAGAATTGATAAATACAATTACTATGACGTTGTACTTTCCATGCGTGTCTACTATTAAATGAGAAAATGTGTGAGCACGGGAGGAGAGTAAGGGAAAATTAATACTCGTATGATCAAAAGACAAAATACTCCATCAAATTCCACATTTACCACATTTCACGCGCGAATATTGGATACCATTGCAACTTATATATATCTCCCTTTTAGTTAGTTATTCCCTCACTTCCTACTCTGTATCTACTATACAaacacaggagagagagagagagagagagagagagagagagagagagagatagatagagagagagagagagagagagagagagagagagagagagctgcagAGTGAGGCATTGCAATGGACATCTACATTGAACCCACAAGAGGAATTCCATTCGCATTACAAGTGGGTTATTTCGATACTATCtcagaaatcaaacaaaaaatccaaaaagaacaAGGAATACCCATATCCAAAcagaccctaatgctcaacggcgaACCACTCTCCGACGACCTCAACATCCACCACTCCGACTTCGTCAACCGCACCCTCCTTCAACTCCTTGTCAAACCCGGAGCGCAAAAAATCCATAAGGGAAATACAGTTGAAATAGGAAAAATGGAGAAACAAATGaagtgaaaataaaagaaagacaaaagagATGGGGGGTATGGGAGAGATTtccaaagaaaagagagaaaggagggtcagaaaggaaaaaagacaaaatggAGATGATATAATGCTCGtgatctttttaatctttgttaaCATCTTaaaatattagtaaaaaaaatctaaccgataaagagagagagagagagagagaggtgtaacTGTTAGACATAGGGGTTGGAAAATTTTGGGAGGTTAGGGCGTTCATTTGTATACCCGGGTTGCATGTAATATGATAAAAAGGTTGTAATCCATTCTTCTACGTAATATATAAAGGGATAGCACAATTTAGTGTCTCTCTGTCACAATTGTGATTTCCACAATTGCCCAACACAATTGACTATGGAATTAACTAACTGTCGGGGTGGTAATTTTAAATTGTGCTCTCAAAGCCCTGTCACAATTGTGATTTCCACGATTGCCCGACACAATTGACTATGGAATTAACTAACAGTCGGGGTGAAATTGTAAAATTACCACCCCCAACCCAACTTCCCATGCACCCACGTCTCCCTCTCGGAATAGCATTTAGGTAAAacagagtattttttttaaaaaaatttgctactCTGAATACGTAGGTAAAACAGAGTTGCTTTCCCACTAttccttctctcttctcttggAATTGTTTTCTCCCCCTACAAATTGGTTGTCGTCTTCAGGGATCTATGATCATAAAACCCATCAATCAAGTCTCATTCTCTGATGTTCACTTTTTGGACTTCAACCCTCAATGTGTAGTTATCGGGTTACCTATATACTATCCTGACAATCTACGTTGTATGAGTCAAGACTCCTGAACGAACATAAAATTGCCGGCACTCGGAAACacgtaaaaaaaatataggcacGAAATTTGACTCGTACATATATCGCGCGTGCTCCGGTCTCTGACGTTTTTTGGTTCCAGTCggcttttttgtattttgtttgttgttttttgttgttttcttattATATTTATACATGACATGATTCTttctggttttaaaaaaaaaaagtgtgaagagacagtaatttttttttaacttcccaaaaaaaaggaTGGACGAGGGAACCACCGAGCATAGCAAGTAGCAACCCTCCATTTGGCGTAACCAGCAGGAGTCCAGACCTGCAGCGGGCCCGAGAAAGGACCAAAGAGTCATAGCAACTACCACCCCACCAAAAGCTAGTGGACCAAAGCCAGGCCTCACAAGAAGACCAAGTTTGAGAGGTCACCATTAGCAGTGGCATAACCAGAAATTTAGGTCCATGATGGCACCATTAAACATGGTCTTAGAATTTCCTATCTTTTACTTATAGCAAACAACCATAACATGAAAGATATGAACTTAATACATAAAATTTGCTacaatatacatacatacatatatatatatatatatatatatatatatatatatatatatatatatatatatatataacgagTCTTTATGGAAAACAAATatgtataaaagaaatttttttgaaaacttgacaaagataCTAAGGAGGTAAGTGTTAAGTATAAGAGAAAAAATGTGTATAATTTTCGGGATACAACTTGTGATGACCTTTATAATTTGGGGTAAAAGtgaaattattgaaaattgcAGTGCCCCAATAGATTCCATGTGACTCCGTCACTGATCATTAGTACAACCCGAACCCGTGACCTTCTGActaccaaaccaaacggagTGAGCCCTGAGACCCCAGGCCACCAGCCCCTGGTGGccatgaaaaatgaaaatcattttGCCAAGAAGAAATgtgaagataaaaaataaaaataaaaaactagtactaataaaaaggagaaaatgTCAAATATCCATATTTCCCGCATATATCGGATACCGTTACAACTTACACATCCTTCTTTCAGTTACCTCACTTCCCACTCTGTATCCACTAATACAaatgcttatatatatatatatatacagagagagagagagagagggagagagggagagggagagggaggggggggagGCAATGGACGTCTTCTTTGAACCCACAAGAGGAATTCCATTCGCATTAGAAGTGGGCTACTTCGATACTATCTCagaaatcaaacaaagaatCCACAAGAAACACAAGATACCCACATCCAAACAGACCCTAATCCTCAACGGCGAACCGCTCGCCGACGACCTCAACATCTACCAGTCCGGCATCCTCGACCGCACCCTCCTCCAACTCCTCGTCGAACCCGAGACGCCTCGAAAAATCCAAATCTTCGCGAGAATGCCCACGTCCAAACACGGCCTTAAGGTCGAGATGAACTCGAACGACACCGTTCGCCGCCTCAAAGAGCTTTTGATCAACCAAATGGACGGTACTGTTCCCATCAACCGACTAGTACTCAAGTTCAACGGCCACGATTTGAAAGAAGATGGAGGATGGGTTTTGCATGATTACGATATATCGGACGGCTCGGAGATCGAGATGGGTATCAGGCCTTCGCCGGCCACATCGTCGTCGACGGGATCGGGGAATCCGAGCGGTGGGTCCAGGCGGAAGATGAGGGTGATGGTGAGGAGCAAGTGCGGGAGCATGAAGGTTCCGGTGGAGGTGAGGGCAGGGGATAATGTTGGTGTGCTGAGGAATGAGGTGATGAAGCTGGTGGAAAGCGGTGGGTTTTTAGTGCCTGCGGACGGGTTCTTCTTCATATACAAGCAGAATGTGATGGATGAAGATAGGTCGTTTAGGTGGCACAATGTGGGCCCAGGAGATACTATTGAGGTCTTCAATGGGAGTGTTAGTGGTGGATTATGAAACTAGTTAGTATTAGTATGATTTAGATTAGGAATTTTGTTTTGTCTAGTTTTGTTTTTGCGCGGAGTTAGGGATTTACAGGCTTAAAGGGCGTGCCGTTAAATAGAATCGGTGGTCACGTAACGAAATTTTATCTCTGCGATGCGCATGCATTGCTAATATTGATGTCGATTTAGAATCGTGAGATGATTGATGCATTGGTGCATTCACATTGATGTCTTCAATGGGAGTGTTGGTGGTGGATCAAGAAATGAGTTAGGCTCGGATTAGGAGTTTTGTTTTACTTAGTTTTTTTGCGGAGTTAGGATTTCACAGGCGTACAGGTCGGTGGCCACGTAACGGAATTTTGAATCTCGAGATGAACGATGCACGATGCATGGCAGCATTCATAGATATATTCTGTAGTAGTGTTACTGGTGGATGATGAAATGATATGAACTCCATTTTTAAGTTGTTTTGTTGCAATGTCGTTGCAACTTAGATAGAATGTGTGATGCACAAATCATGATACTTAGGCTCACAATCACATGTTCCTTCTAAAACGTTTATGAAGCTCTTTTTCAACCGCATATTTCCTCTGAAATCTTTCTTACGTGTTTATTAGAATCGTTAACTAAACCAAATATTTCGAGCTTGACTCATACTCACCTCGCCTAAAACATCGTTTAAGATTGATACTTCTATTGAACAAGCTAAACACAAACACATCTTTTGATCTCATTAAGCATTCAAGTCAATCTTGAATAACCTTCTTTGCGGCTTGAAGAATTCAAACTACTCTAGCTCAGTTCACGATCTGTTCATTAAAAACTCATTCAAcatcatcaaaaaaaacaatttgcGTTTTTAAAACTCCTTAAGTTTTCAAACCCGACCTTTGACAACTCAACATTCGACTCGTTCAACTTGTTTCCGAACCCTATTTATTTCTAGTCAGGCCTTTGGGGAAAAGCTATTGTTTGGATGATACATTAGGCAACTCATTTGTGAGTATTTGACTCTTTTGTGAGTGTTGGGCTATATTAGGCTTGAAGTGCTCTGGTCCATCCATAACTCTGtaattactactccctccgtccccagatgagagtccagtattccattttggattgtccTCCCTTAAGAGAACTAAGCAGAAAAAGCATCACCAAAAATTTATGGAGTGATCGACCGCCACATGATGGCCCAATACCCATAAACACCACACATTTTTATAGGGCCTACTTCTAACTGTATAGACCCCATAGAAATGTGTGGTATTGGGGCACCACATGACGGTGCCCTAAGActgctgaataattactcgcGTCGGAACTACACCATATCACTTGAACTGCAGTTTAAGACACTGTTAGTCCGACAAAAacggaaaaaatggaaacaaattAGACATCGCATATTAGACAAACATAGCACCTTGTTCACTTTGTACAAGGAAACAAAAAACCATAACTTGAAAATATCTGAACTACAAGGACAACATCAAATGCTAGAGGAATGATTTCCACTGCTATTGTATTGTACATTATACAACCTTCCTTCTACAAAGCCTTTGTCCTACCTACATGGTCCACCTTCATCAAAGATCTGCATACCAGTTTTGTTGATGATGCATGCCCGACCACTCCCGGGAGCATCGGCATTTAACTCGAAGACAATCTGGAAAACAGCCGCCGATTAGTCCTGATGTTTTTATCAAGGGATGACATGCAATGATATTCTCTatgctccatttgtttcagcGGTTTTTTCCTATGGAAACATTTTCAACGAAAACAAGTATTTGGTGGTTGCAGCCGCGAAGATGATGATGGTGcttgtg
Proteins encoded in this window:
- the LOC131303176 gene encoding ubiquitin domain-containing protein 7SL RNA1-like encodes the protein MDIYIEPTRGIPFALQVGYFDTISEIKQKIQKEQGIPISKQTLMLNGEPLSDDLNIHHSDFVNRTLLQLLVKPGAQKIHKGNTVEIGKMEKQMNYREREREGGEAMDVFFEPTRGIPFALEVGYFDTISEIKQRIHKKHKIPTSKQTLILNGEPLADDLNIYQSGILDRTLLQLLVEPETPRKIQIFARMPTSKHGLKVEMNSNDTVRRLKELLINQMDGTVPINRLVLKFNGHDLKEDGGWVLHDYDISDGSEIEMGIRPSPATSSSTGSGNPSGGSRRKMRVMVRSKCGSMKVPVEVRAGDNVGVLRNEVMKLVESGGFLVPADGFFFIYKQNVMDEDRSFRWHNVGPGDTIEVFNGSVSGGL